A single window of Actinoallomurus bryophytorum DNA harbors:
- a CDS encoding beta-propeller domain-containing protein: MGSDSGSGARPVLAVAAAGLIIAGCGAGGAATSVRPAPSLRLVAYDDCGGLLRGLREATAAHVGPYGLAGDPMMRPLASGRVPGDAKAAQQAPDTTHSATNVQEPGIDEPDLVKTDGRRIVTASRGRLHVIDAASRKETGTADLGAGTTWSPGELLLGGDRALVVLRPAITFARDTIGGITDIAPIPRGQGPRLVLVDLKGAPRVVSSLQADGSYVDARQVGSVARLVVRSAPAITFPSRRGGTDSGATAANRRAVEHAPLDSWLPHYKVTRGGRTESRTVPCDQVSHPASYTGTSLVSVLSVDLAGDMADVSPVSVVAGGQTVYGSGTGLYVTDRPATGTADRTDIYRFDLNGSGPPRFAASGSVPGDLLNQYSLSEYAGNLRVATTTGQVQVPWASPGTTPPTESAVYVLARHGGRLEQVGRLGGLGRGERIHAVRFAGPSGYVVTFRQTDPLYALDLRDPAKPRATGELKISGYSAYLHPAGDGRLIGVGQHTDAKGRPLGTQVSLFDVSDPAAPRRLSAYTVPSTWSMAEFDPHAFLYWPQSGLTVVPMAGPGKDGALALTVTPAGVRRLGEVDPPKAAGAVQRALVVGGTLWTLTPSGLQAGDATTLARTAWVPFS; the protein is encoded by the coding sequence ATGGGCTCCGACTCAGGCTCGGGCGCCCGGCCGGTCCTCGCGGTCGCGGCAGCCGGATTGATCATCGCCGGATGCGGCGCGGGCGGCGCCGCCACCTCCGTGCGTCCAGCGCCGTCCCTGCGGCTGGTCGCCTACGACGACTGCGGCGGGCTGCTCCGCGGCCTGCGCGAGGCCACCGCGGCACACGTCGGGCCGTACGGCCTGGCGGGTGACCCGATGATGCGCCCGCTGGCGAGCGGCCGCGTCCCGGGGGACGCGAAGGCGGCCCAGCAGGCCCCCGACACCACGCATTCGGCCACCAACGTCCAAGAACCCGGCATCGACGAGCCCGACCTCGTCAAGACGGACGGCCGCCGCATCGTCACCGCCTCGCGCGGGCGGCTGCACGTGATCGACGCGGCCTCGCGCAAGGAGACCGGCACGGCCGACCTGGGCGCCGGCACCACCTGGTCACCCGGTGAGCTGCTGCTCGGCGGGGACCGCGCGCTGGTGGTGCTGCGCCCGGCGATCACCTTCGCGCGCGACACCATCGGCGGTATCACCGACATCGCCCCGATCCCGCGCGGCCAGGGACCTCGGCTGGTCCTCGTCGACCTCAAGGGCGCCCCGCGCGTCGTGAGCTCCCTGCAGGCCGACGGCTCCTACGTGGACGCCCGGCAGGTCGGCTCGGTCGCCCGGCTGGTCGTCCGCTCGGCGCCCGCCATCACGTTCCCGTCGCGCCGTGGCGGCACCGACTCCGGCGCGACCGCGGCGAACCGCCGGGCCGTCGAGCACGCGCCGCTGGACTCCTGGCTGCCGCACTACAAGGTCACGCGCGGCGGCCGTACCGAGTCGCGCACGGTGCCGTGCGACCAGGTCAGCCACCCCGCGTCCTACACGGGGACGTCTCTGGTGTCGGTGCTGTCCGTCGACCTGGCCGGCGACATGGCCGACGTCTCACCGGTGAGCGTCGTGGCCGGCGGCCAGACCGTGTACGGCTCGGGCACCGGCCTGTACGTTACGGACCGCCCGGCGACCGGCACGGCGGACAGAACCGACATCTACCGGTTCGATCTCAACGGCTCCGGACCGCCGAGGTTCGCCGCGTCCGGTTCAGTCCCCGGTGACCTGCTGAACCAGTACTCCTTGTCGGAGTACGCCGGGAACCTCCGTGTCGCCACCACGACCGGCCAGGTGCAGGTGCCCTGGGCCTCCCCCGGCACGACACCGCCGACCGAGAGCGCCGTGTACGTCCTGGCACGCCACGGCGGGCGTCTGGAGCAGGTGGGACGGCTCGGCGGTCTCGGCCGCGGCGAGCGCATCCACGCCGTACGCTTCGCCGGGCCGTCCGGCTACGTGGTGACCTTCCGGCAGACCGACCCGCTCTACGCCCTCGACCTACGCGACCCGGCCAAGCCGCGTGCTACCGGCGAGCTGAAGATCAGCGGCTACTCGGCGTACCTGCATCCGGCCGGCGACGGACGGCTCATCGGCGTCGGCCAGCACACCGACGCGAAGGGACGGCCGCTGGGCACCCAGGTGTCGCTGTTCGACGTGTCCGACCCGGCCGCTCCGCGGCGGCTGAGCGCGTACACCGTGCCGTCGACCTGGTCGATGGCCGAGTTCGACCCCCACGCGTTCCTGTACTGGCCGCAGAGCGGGCTGACCGTCGTCCCGATGGCCGGGCCGGGCAAGGACGGCGCGCTGGCGCTGACCGTGACCCCGGCGGGGGTGCGGCGGCTGGGCGAGGTGGACCCGCCGAAGGCCGCGGGCGCCGTCCAGCGCGCCCTGGTCGTCGGCGGCACGCTGTGGACGCTCACTCCCTCGGGACTGCAGGCCGGCGACGCCACGACCCTCGCCAGGACCGCCTGGGTGCCGTTCTCCTGA
- the leuD gene encoding 3-isopropylmalate dehydratase small subunit, whose translation MEAFTTHTGRAVPLRRSNVDTDQIIPAVWLKQVSRTGFEKGLFGAWRENPDFVLNRPEYDGASILVAGPDFGTGSSREHAVWALQQYGFRAVVSARFGDIFRNNATKMGLLPIELSEADVERLQDKIEANPATEFTVDLAAQELRCDDGGVLSFAIDDYTRWRLLEGLDDIGLTLRHADDITAYEQNRRPWMPVTA comes from the coding sequence ATGGAAGCCTTCACCACCCACACCGGGCGCGCCGTGCCGCTGCGGCGCAGCAACGTCGACACCGACCAGATCATCCCGGCGGTCTGGCTCAAGCAGGTCAGCCGCACCGGTTTCGAGAAGGGCCTGTTCGGCGCCTGGCGGGAGAACCCGGACTTCGTACTGAACCGGCCGGAGTACGACGGGGCCTCGATCCTGGTCGCCGGCCCGGACTTCGGCACCGGATCCTCGCGCGAGCACGCCGTCTGGGCGCTGCAGCAGTACGGCTTCCGCGCCGTCGTCTCGGCCCGTTTCGGCGACATCTTCCGCAACAACGCCACCAAGATGGGCCTGCTGCCGATCGAGCTGTCCGAGGCGGACGTCGAGCGCCTGCAGGACAAGATCGAGGCGAACCCCGCCACGGAGTTCACCGTCGACCTGGCCGCCCAGGAGCTGCGCTGTGACGACGGGGGCGTGCTGTCCTTCGCGATCGACGACTACACCCGCTGGCGCCTCCTGGAGGGGCTCGACGACATCGGCCTCACCCTCCGTCACGCCGACGACATCACCGCGTACGAGCAGAACCGCAGGCCCTGGATGCCGGTGACCGCCTGA
- a CDS encoding NAD(P)H-dependent glycerol-3-phosphate dehydrogenase, translating to MKIAVLGAGSWGTVFAKVLADAGGDVTMWGRRTDVVDAINETRRNPDYLPDCPLPERLRATTDVVEALDGASYVVLAVPAQTLRANLSEWRPLISDDAVLVSLMKGIELGTCKRMSEVIREVAEVPDERVAVVSGPNLAREIALEQPSAAVVACTDEPTAQKLQLACMTPYFRAYTNRDVVGCELGGAVKNVIALAVGIAVGMGMGDNASALVMTRGLAEIARLGGVLGADQHTFAGLAGMGDLVATCSSPLSRNRTFGENLGRGMSLEEVIAATKQTAEGVKSCDAVLELARTHHVEMPITEGIVAVMHGGLSPVEAGRLLMSRTPKPERYGV from the coding sequence TTGAAGATCGCCGTACTCGGGGCAGGGTCATGGGGCACCGTGTTCGCCAAGGTGCTCGCCGACGCCGGTGGCGACGTCACGATGTGGGGCCGCCGCACGGACGTCGTCGACGCGATCAATGAGACCCGGCGCAACCCCGACTATCTCCCGGACTGCCCGCTGCCCGAGCGCCTGCGCGCCACGACGGACGTCGTCGAGGCGCTCGACGGCGCTTCCTACGTCGTCCTGGCCGTACCGGCCCAGACGCTGCGCGCCAACCTGTCGGAGTGGCGGCCGCTGATCAGCGACGACGCGGTGCTGGTGAGCCTGATGAAGGGCATCGAGCTCGGCACGTGCAAGCGGATGAGCGAGGTGATCCGCGAGGTGGCGGAGGTGCCGGACGAGCGGGTCGCGGTGGTCAGCGGGCCCAACCTCGCCCGGGAGATCGCCCTGGAGCAGCCGTCGGCCGCCGTCGTCGCCTGCACCGACGAGCCGACCGCCCAGAAGCTCCAGCTCGCCTGCATGACCCCCTACTTCCGCGCGTACACCAACCGCGACGTGGTCGGCTGCGAGCTGGGCGGGGCGGTCAAGAACGTCATCGCCCTCGCCGTCGGCATCGCGGTCGGCATGGGCATGGGCGACAACGCGAGCGCCCTCGTGATGACCCGCGGGCTCGCGGAGATCGCCCGGCTCGGCGGGGTGCTCGGCGCCGACCAGCACACGTTCGCCGGGCTCGCGGGCATGGGCGACCTCGTCGCCACGTGCAGCTCGCCACTGTCACGCAACCGGACGTTCGGGGAGAACCTCGGCCGTGGCATGAGCCTGGAGGAGGTCATCGCCGCGACCAAACAGACCGCCGAGGGCGTCAAGTCCTGCGACGCCGTGCTCGAACTCGCGCGGACGCACCACGTGGAGATGCCGATCACCGAGGGCATCGTGGCCGTCATGCACGGCGGCCTGAGCCCGGTGGAGGCCGGCCGGCTGCTGATGTCACGAACCCCCAAGCCGGAACGCTACGGAGTCTGA
- the cofC gene encoding 2-phospho-L-lactate guanylyltransferase has product MPHAHPLTWTLVVPVKLLARAKSRLSGAAGPHRERLALAIATDTVSAVLRSSRVQGVVVVTDDPVAAPELAALGAVIVPDAPDSGLNPALVHGAAEARRLAPASAVGALSADLPSLRPAELDRVLDAASAAPNAFVADAAGIGTTLYTARPDANFTPAFGVDSRARHREGGARELALEGVPSVRRDVDTIEDLQAALELGVGPHTASVAPLLPVVRR; this is encoded by the coding sequence ATGCCTCACGCACACCCCCTCACCTGGACCCTCGTCGTGCCGGTCAAGCTCCTGGCACGGGCCAAGTCACGTCTGTCCGGGGCGGCCGGACCCCACCGCGAACGCCTCGCGCTCGCGATCGCGACCGACACGGTATCGGCCGTGCTGCGATCCTCGCGGGTCCAGGGGGTCGTGGTCGTCACCGACGATCCGGTCGCCGCGCCGGAGCTCGCGGCGCTCGGTGCCGTCATCGTGCCGGACGCGCCCGACAGCGGCCTGAACCCCGCCCTCGTCCACGGCGCCGCCGAGGCCCGGCGGCTCGCCCCGGCGAGCGCGGTGGGCGCGCTGAGCGCCGACCTGCCCTCGCTGCGGCCCGCAGAGCTGGACCGGGTGCTGGACGCCGCCTCCGCCGCACCGAACGCCTTCGTGGCGGACGCGGCCGGCATCGGCACGACGCTCTACACGGCGCGCCCGGACGCGAACTTCACCCCGGCGTTCGGCGTGGACTCCCGCGCCCGCCACCGCGAGGGCGGCGCCCGCGAGCTGGCACTCGAAGGCGTACCGAGCGTGCGGCGCGACGTCGACACCATCGAGGACCTGCAAGCCGCGCTCGAACTCGGCGTGGGTCCGCACACGGCCTCGGTGGCGCCGCTGCTGCCCGTCGTACGCCGCTAA
- a CDS encoding lysophospholipid acyltransferase family protein — protein sequence MEHSPLWRTIVVGILRPLLFNLLKRDWKGQENVPRDGGVIIAPNHLSESDPLVLAHFINRAGRFPVYLAKASVFKSKVVGHILRRTGQIPVYRDRTDAGLALRDAEKGVRGGECLIFYPEGTCTRDPDLWPMTGKTGAARVALATGVPVVPVAHWGAHELWRYGTKKIRPFPRKTMHVIAGPPVDLSKYEGKPLDAETLTAATADIMRAIADLLGELRGEKPPEKLYDHHEASRAARGGKDGNDKGGNDKDGNDKDKEAKAS from the coding sequence GTGGAGCATTCGCCGCTATGGCGCACGATCGTGGTGGGGATCCTGCGGCCGTTGCTGTTCAACCTGCTGAAGCGCGACTGGAAGGGCCAGGAGAACGTCCCGCGTGACGGCGGCGTGATCATCGCGCCCAATCACCTGTCGGAGTCCGACCCGCTGGTCCTCGCCCATTTCATCAACCGGGCCGGCCGGTTCCCGGTCTACCTCGCCAAGGCCTCGGTCTTCAAGAGCAAGGTCGTCGGCCACATCCTCCGCCGTACCGGGCAGATCCCGGTCTACCGCGACCGTACGGACGCCGGCCTGGCGCTACGGGACGCCGAGAAGGGCGTGCGCGGCGGGGAGTGCCTGATCTTCTACCCCGAGGGGACCTGCACCCGCGACCCCGACCTGTGGCCGATGACCGGCAAGACCGGCGCGGCCAGAGTCGCCCTCGCCACCGGCGTCCCCGTGGTCCCCGTCGCGCACTGGGGAGCGCACGAGCTGTGGCGGTACGGTACGAAGAAGATCCGGCCGTTCCCCCGCAAGACGATGCACGTCATCGCGGGTCCCCCGGTCGACCTGTCGAAGTACGAGGGCAAGCCGCTCGACGCCGAGACGCTCACGGCCGCCACCGCGGACATCATGCGGGCCATCGCCGACCTGCTCGGCGAGCTGCGCGGCGAAAAGCCGCCGGAGAAGCTCTATGACCACCACGAGGCGTCCCGCGCGGCACGCGGGGGCAAGGACGGCAACGACAAGGGCGGCAACGACAAGGACGGCAACGACAAGGACAAGGAGGCCAAGGCCTCTTGA
- a CDS encoding acetamidase/formamidase family protein has product MLFTPAAPLRTVQYVPGHNRWHPDIPAVAEMIAGGSIRLNCEGDDVLCGPIGIVGAEPGDLVMVEVLGIGRMDGRFAGTGHPGILGCAPSHAMLRDAGGDPTGALLGRIAPASADHARVAARAEPIRATCRALAPRAQILLPVYVPGARISAGDLHFPDEGGCRTQDGWLDLRIHLTKRGMERFRVTEPLLMPITTSSLDATVAGLTVGVA; this is encoded by the coding sequence TTGCTGTTCACGCCCGCCGCACCGCTCCGGACCGTGCAGTACGTTCCCGGTCACAACCGCTGGCACCCCGACATCCCCGCCGTCGCCGAAATGATCGCCGGCGGCTCGATCCGGCTGAACTGCGAGGGCGACGACGTCCTGTGCGGCCCGATCGGCATCGTCGGAGCCGAACCGGGCGACCTCGTCATGGTGGAGGTCCTGGGCATCGGCCGGATGGACGGGCGGTTCGCGGGCACGGGCCATCCGGGCATCCTCGGCTGCGCCCCGTCGCACGCCATGCTGCGCGACGCCGGCGGCGATCCCACCGGGGCGCTGCTCGGCCGCATCGCACCCGCCTCGGCGGACCACGCACGCGTGGCCGCGCGTGCCGAGCCGATCCGGGCGACCTGCCGTGCCCTGGCGCCGCGGGCACAGATCCTGCTGCCCGTGTACGTCCCCGGCGCCCGCATCTCGGCCGGTGATCTGCACTTCCCCGACGAGGGAGGATGCCGGACCCAGGATGGCTGGCTCGACCTGCGGATCCATCTGACCAAGCGCGGCATGGAGCGGTTCCGCGTCACCGAACCGCTGCTCATGCCGATCACGACCAGCTCTCTCGACGCGACAGTCGCAGGGCTGACCGTCGGAGTCGCCTAG
- the leuC gene encoding 3-isopropylmalate dehydratase large subunit, with translation MGRTLADKVYDAHVVRSAEGEPDVLYIDLHLIHEVTSPQAFDGLRMADRAVRRPDLTIATEDHNVPTTDILAPIADPVSRTQVETLRKNCAEFGVRLYPMGDAGQGIVHVIGPQLGLTQPGMTVVCGDSHTSTHGAFGALAFGIGTSEVEHVLATQTLPQKRPKMMAVTVDGDLPYGVTAKDLILAIITKIGTGGGQGHIIEYRGEAIRSLSMEGRMTVCNMSIEAGARAGMIAPDETTFAYLEGRPNAPTGDDWEAAKEYWRSLRTDDDAAFDREVVIDASELTPFVTWGTNPGQGAPLAATVPDPADYDDPTRRSAAERALEYMGLTAGTPLRDVSVDTVFVGSCTNGRIEDLRAAADIIKGRKVADGVRMLVVPGSMKVKAQAEEEGLNAVFTAAGAEWREAGCSMCLGMNPDQLKPGERSASTSNRNFEGRQGKGGRTHLVSPAVAAATAVTGRLAAPADL, from the coding sequence ATGGGCCGGACACTGGCGGACAAGGTTTACGACGCGCACGTCGTGCGGAGTGCCGAGGGCGAGCCGGACGTGCTCTATATCGATCTTCATCTCATTCACGAGGTGACCAGCCCGCAGGCGTTCGACGGCCTGCGCATGGCGGACCGTGCGGTCCGGCGCCCCGACCTCACGATCGCCACAGAAGACCACAACGTACCCACGACCGACATCCTGGCGCCGATCGCCGACCCTGTGTCGCGTACCCAGGTCGAGACCCTGCGCAAGAACTGCGCGGAGTTCGGCGTACGCCTGTACCCGATGGGAGACGCGGGTCAGGGCATCGTGCACGTCATCGGCCCGCAGCTCGGCCTGACCCAGCCGGGCATGACCGTGGTCTGCGGCGACTCGCACACCTCGACCCACGGCGCGTTCGGCGCCCTGGCCTTCGGCATCGGCACGAGCGAGGTCGAACACGTCCTCGCCACCCAGACGCTGCCGCAGAAACGGCCCAAGATGATGGCGGTCACCGTCGACGGCGACCTGCCGTACGGCGTCACGGCCAAGGACCTGATCCTGGCGATCATCACCAAGATCGGCACCGGCGGCGGCCAGGGCCACATCATCGAGTATCGCGGCGAGGCGATCCGGTCGCTGTCGATGGAGGGCCGCATGACGGTCTGCAACATGTCCATCGAGGCCGGCGCGCGTGCCGGCATGATCGCGCCGGACGAGACGACCTTCGCCTACCTGGAGGGCCGCCCGAACGCGCCCACCGGGGACGACTGGGAGGCGGCCAAGGAGTACTGGCGGTCGCTGCGCACCGACGACGACGCGGCCTTCGACCGCGAGGTCGTCATCGACGCCTCCGAGCTGACCCCGTTCGTCACGTGGGGCACCAACCCGGGCCAGGGCGCGCCGCTCGCCGCGACCGTGCCCGACCCGGCCGACTACGACGACCCGACCCGGCGCAGCGCCGCCGAGCGTGCCCTGGAGTACATGGGGCTCACCGCCGGTACGCCGCTGCGCGACGTGTCCGTGGACACCGTGTTCGTCGGGTCCTGCACCAACGGCCGCATCGAGGACCTGCGGGCCGCCGCGGACATCATCAAGGGCCGCAAGGTCGCCGACGGCGTCCGCATGCTGGTCGTGCCCGGCTCGATGAAGGTCAAGGCGCAGGCCGAGGAGGAGGGCCTGAACGCCGTCTTCACCGCCGCCGGCGCCGAGTGGCGCGAGGCCGGGTGCTCGATGTGCCTGGGCATGAACCCCGACCAGCTCAAGCCGGGGGAGCGCAGCGCCTCGACCTCCAACCGCAACTTCGAGGGCCGGCAGGGCAAGGGCGGCCGTACCCACCTGGTCTCACCCGCCGTCGCCGCCGCCACCGCCGTCACCGGCCGCCTGGCCGCTCCGGCCGACCTGTAA
- a CDS encoding ankyrin repeat domain-containing protein encodes MNDPELVEFATKVFGFARSGATESLVAYVDAGVPVDLTNEAGDTLLMLAAYHGHAATVRALVERGADPGRLNDRGQTPLAGAVFKKEPEVVRALLDAGADPREGTPSAVDTARMFGHEDFLTWFGA; translated from the coding sequence GTGAATGATCCAGAGTTGGTGGAGTTCGCGACCAAGGTGTTCGGCTTCGCCCGCTCGGGTGCGACCGAGTCGCTGGTCGCGTACGTCGACGCCGGCGTGCCGGTCGACCTCACCAACGAGGCGGGAGACACTCTGCTCATGCTGGCCGCCTACCACGGCCACGCGGCGACGGTACGAGCGCTGGTCGAGCGCGGCGCCGACCCGGGACGGCTCAACGACCGCGGACAGACGCCCTTGGCGGGAGCGGTCTTCAAGAAGGAACCCGAGGTCGTACGCGCGCTGCTCGACGCGGGTGCCGACCCGCGGGAGGGCACCCCGTCGGCCGTCGACACGGCCCGGATGTTCGGCCATGAGGACTTTCTGACCTGGTTCGGCGCATGA
- a CDS encoding trans-sulfuration enzyme family protein, which translates to MDEMPDTPPPGENTRAVHLPPLPVPSQTPLGTPVWRSATFAFETSQEYADVLGDRAPGYTYSRVDNPTSDAFAEAVAALEGVRAGGGVAGQAFASGMAAITAALLAFTHAGAHVVAPAAAYGGTYGLLTELMSRFGVRTDFVDMTDLAKVRAAIRPETRIVWAETLANPTMAVADLPALAEAAHEAGALLVVDSTFATPVVCRPLEHGADLVVHSATKYIGGHSDSTGGVVVGRTGLIGPVRAVRIHTGGMLAPDEAFLLRRGLQTLPLRVRRQCDTAALLAAAVARHPAVARVDYPGLPGHPGHETARRLFDSGPEGTRFGAIVTITPRGGPAAGMALADGLRLATVATSLGGTHTLAGHIASTTHRQMDAGVLAAAGIDPGAVRFSIGLEDADDLIVDVNNALTALGRTGTQDGAFIS; encoded by the coding sequence ATGGATGAGATGCCCGACACACCCCCTCCTGGGGAGAACACCCGCGCGGTGCACCTGCCGCCGCTCCCCGTTCCGAGCCAGACCCCGCTCGGCACCCCCGTGTGGCGCAGCGCCACGTTCGCCTTCGAGACCTCCCAGGAGTACGCCGACGTGCTCGGGGACCGGGCGCCCGGCTACACCTACAGTCGCGTGGACAACCCGACCTCCGACGCGTTCGCCGAGGCGGTGGCCGCCCTGGAGGGCGTCCGTGCCGGCGGCGGCGTGGCCGGTCAGGCGTTCGCCTCCGGCATGGCCGCCATCACCGCGGCCCTCTTGGCGTTCACGCACGCCGGCGCGCACGTCGTGGCGCCGGCCGCGGCGTACGGCGGCACCTACGGTCTCCTCACCGAGCTGATGTCGAGGTTCGGTGTACGCACCGACTTCGTCGACATGACCGACCTGGCGAAGGTACGCGCGGCGATCCGGCCCGAGACGCGGATCGTGTGGGCCGAGACCCTGGCGAACCCCACCATGGCCGTCGCCGACCTGCCCGCGCTGGCCGAGGCCGCGCACGAGGCCGGCGCGCTGCTGGTGGTCGACTCGACGTTCGCGACGCCGGTGGTGTGCCGTCCGCTGGAGCACGGCGCGGATCTGGTCGTCCACTCGGCCACCAAGTACATCGGCGGGCACAGCGACTCCACCGGTGGTGTCGTCGTGGGGCGGACCGGGCTGATCGGGCCCGTACGCGCGGTACGGATCCACACGGGCGGCATGCTCGCGCCCGATGAGGCGTTCCTACTGCGCCGCGGCCTGCAGACGCTCCCGCTGCGGGTGCGCCGCCAGTGCGACACCGCCGCACTGCTCGCCGCCGCCGTGGCGCGGCATCCGGCCGTCGCCAGGGTGGACTATCCGGGCCTGCCGGGGCACCCGGGCCACGAGACGGCCCGCCGGCTCTTCGACTCCGGGCCGGAGGGTACGCGGTTCGGCGCGATCGTCACGATCACGCCACGCGGCGGACCCGCGGCCGGCATGGCCCTGGCGGACGGCCTTCGGCTCGCCACGGTGGCGACGTCCCTGGGGGGCACCCACACGCTGGCCGGCCACATCGCCTCCACCACGCATCGGCAGATGGACGCCGGGGTATTGGCCGCCGCGGGCATCGATCCGGGCGCCGTGCGCTTCTCTATCGGGCTCGAGGACGCCGACGACCTGATCGTCGATGTCAACAATGCCTTGACCGCGCTGGGGCGGACCGGGACCCAGGACGGGGCATTCATCTCGTAA
- a CDS encoding D-alanine--D-alanine ligase family protein, translated as MGKIRVAVVFGGRSSEHAISCLTAGSVMAAIDEDRYEIVPVGIARDGRWVLASGQRLAIEDGDLPEVSGEGLPLALPFGTPGGDLIVVEPGEVPRALGDVDVVLPLLHGPYGEDGTIQGLLELAGVRYVGAGVFASAASMDKGFMKVVWEGAGLPVGPHVVVGDRHWRRERKRVVDEIKELGWPVFVKPARAGSSMGISRVDAEPELEAAVEAAREHDPKVIVEAAIEGREIECGVLEGLDDDPAEASLPAEVRVGSGHDYYDFDAKYLDADLRIDIPPDLPPAVIEEVRRLSVRAFEALGCEGLARVDFFYTPGGEIILNEINTMPGCTPASAFPKMWAATGLDYPALVDRWIRTALRRPTGLR; from the coding sequence ATGGGCAAGATCCGTGTCGCCGTCGTTTTCGGTGGCCGCAGCTCGGAGCATGCGATCTCCTGCCTGACCGCGGGCAGCGTCATGGCGGCGATCGACGAGGACCGCTATGAGATCGTCCCGGTGGGCATCGCCCGTGACGGCAGGTGGGTCCTGGCCTCCGGGCAGCGGCTCGCGATCGAGGACGGCGACCTGCCCGAGGTGAGCGGCGAGGGCCTGCCTCTCGCCCTTCCCTTCGGCACGCCCGGCGGCGACCTCATCGTCGTGGAGCCCGGCGAGGTGCCGCGGGCGCTCGGCGACGTCGACGTGGTGCTGCCGCTGCTCCACGGCCCGTACGGCGAGGACGGCACGATCCAGGGTCTGCTCGAGCTGGCCGGGGTCCGCTACGTGGGCGCGGGGGTGTTCGCCAGCGCCGCCAGCATGGACAAGGGCTTCATGAAGGTCGTCTGGGAGGGTGCCGGGCTCCCGGTCGGGCCGCACGTCGTGGTCGGCGACCGCCACTGGCGGCGCGAGCGCAAGCGGGTCGTGGATGAGATCAAGGAGCTCGGCTGGCCGGTGTTCGTCAAGCCGGCGCGGGCCGGTTCCAGCATGGGCATCTCCCGGGTCGACGCCGAACCGGAGCTGGAGGCCGCGGTCGAGGCCGCGCGCGAACACGACCCCAAGGTGATCGTCGAGGCGGCGATCGAGGGCCGGGAGATCGAGTGCGGGGTCCTGGAGGGCCTCGACGACGACCCGGCGGAGGCCAGCCTGCCCGCCGAGGTGCGCGTCGGCTCCGGTCACGACTACTACGACTTCGACGCCAAGTACCTGGATGCCGACCTGCGCATCGACATCCCGCCGGACCTTCCGCCCGCCGTGATCGAGGAGGTCCGCAGGCTGTCGGTGCGGGCATTCGAGGCGCTGGGCTGTGAGGGCCTCGCCCGGGTCGACTTCTTCTACACCCCCGGCGGCGAGATCATCCTCAACGAGATCAACACGATGCCCGGCTGCACGCCCGCCTCGGCGTTCCCGAAGATGTGGGCCGCCACCGGCCTGGACTACCCGGCCCTGGTCGACCGCTGGATCCGTACGGCCCTGCGGCGCCCCACCGGCCTGCGCTGA
- a CDS encoding HU family DNA-binding protein — translation MNKRELVDAVAERVGSKKVAGEAVDAILDTIQSTVAKGEKVAITGFGSFEKADRPAREARNPATGATIKVPATSVPKFKAGADFKGHVAGPKKK, via the coding sequence ATGAACAAGCGTGAGCTCGTCGACGCAGTCGCCGAACGAGTGGGCAGTAAGAAGGTCGCGGGAGAGGCCGTCGACGCGATTCTGGACACCATCCAGAGCACCGTCGCCAAGGGGGAGAAGGTCGCCATCACTGGCTTCGGATCCTTCGAAAAGGCTGATCGGCCGGCCCGAGAGGCCCGCAACCCGGCGACTGGCGCCACTATCAAGGTCCCAGCGACATCGGTGCCGAAGTTCAAGGCAGGCGCCGATTTCAAGGGGCACGTGGCCGGTCCCAAGAAAAAGTAA